In Onychostoma macrolepis isolate SWU-2019 chromosome 04, ASM1243209v1, whole genome shotgun sequence, one DNA window encodes the following:
- the LOC131538503 gene encoding gastrula zinc finger protein XlCGF57.1-like has product MEKGVMCGKSFTHKKDLNSHINRHTGEKPFSCDQCGKSFQHKVTLNSHTKKEHSGENGFICHQYGESFSCKRNLKTHERLHTTEKQFTCKQCGKSFSNKPHLDSHMTSHTAEKPFTCKQCGKSFLYKANLDSHMRSHTGEKPFTCNQCGNSFSQKGNLKSHMRIHTGEKPFPCDQCGKNFRHKATLDSHMKIHTGESSYTCKLCGKSFLYKTNLESHMRSHTGERPFTCKLCEKSFSLKGNLTAHMKTHTGEKPFMCVQCRKCFTREKTLTYHMKLHSSENSFNCQQCGKRFPDKRRLSWHLKIHSQETSFTCHDCGKSFSFKGNLKTHMRIHTGEKPFTCTECGKSFSQKISLQIHTRLHTGAKPFMCLQCKKSFSFKRDLKRHLQRHSGKKFQCSASGKRLRKRNSLKNPLHIYSGRRQFNCDQCDKKFILPSHLQIHLKSHADVRPYLCFSCGKRFKWLGSLKWHQKIRICVKLKLRSHCS; this is encoded by the exons ATGGAAAAAGGTGTTATG tgtggaaagagtttcacacataAAAAAGACCTTAATTCCCACATCAACcgtcacactggagagaagccattctcatgtgatcagtgtggaaagagtttccaACATAAAGTAACCCTTAATTCCCACACAAAGAAAGAACACTCAGGAGAGAACGGTTTTATATGTCATCAGTATGGAGAGAGTTTCAGTTGTAAACGAAACCTCAAAACTCATGAAAGACTTCACACTACAGAGAAGCAATTTACCTGCAAACAGTGTGGGAAGAGCTTCTCAAATAAACCACACCTTGACTCCCACATGACAAGTCACACTGCAGAAAAGCCTTTTACCTGcaaacagtgtggaaagagcttctTATATAAAGCAAACCTTGATTCCCATATGAGaagtcacactggagagaagccttttaCCTGCAATCAGTGTGGGAATAGCTTCTCACAGAAAGGAAATCTTAAGTCGCatatgagaattcacactggagagaagccgtttccatgtgatcagtgtggaaaaaATTTCAGACATAAAGCAACCCTTGATTCACATATgaaaattcacactggagagagttcttacacctgcaaactgtgtggaaagagcttcTTATATAAAACAAACCTTGAGTCCCACATGAGAAGTCACACAGGAGAGAGGCCTTTTACCTGCAAACTGTGTGAAAAGAGCTTCTCACTAAAAGGAAACCTTACAGCTCACATGAAAACTCACACAGGAGAGAAGCCATTCATGTGTGTTCAGTgtagaaaatgttttacacgtgAAAAAACCCTTACTTACCACATGAAGCTTCACTCAAGCGAGAACTCTTTTAATTGTCAGCAGTGTGGAAAGAGATTCCCAGACAAGAGACGCCTTAGCTGGCACTTAAAAATTCACTCCCAAGAGACGTCTTTCACATGCCATgactgtggaaagagtttcagtttTAAAGGAAACCTGAAGactcacatgagaattcacactggagagaaacctttcacctgcactgagtgtggaaagagtttcagtcaGAAAATAAGCCTTCAGATTCACACAAGGCTTCACACTGGAGCGAAacctttcatgtgtcttcagtGTAAGAAGAGTTTCTCATTCAAAAGAGACCTGAAACGTCATTTGCAAAGACATTCTGGAAAGAAATTCCAGTGCTCTGCGAGTGGAAAGAGACTTAGAAAAAGGAACAGTTTAAAAAATCCACTGCACATTTACTCTGGACGAAGACAGTTTAATTGTGACCAGTGtgataaaaaatttattttgccatCACATTTACAGATACACCTGAAAAGTCATGCAGATGTGAGAccatatttgtgtttttcatgtggAAAGCGTTTTAAATGGCTTGGCAGTTTAAAATGGCACCAGAAAATACGTATCTGTGTGAAACTAAAGCTGCGTTCACACTGCAGCTGA